The genomic interval GGAATCCGGAAGGGCTTGGTGATATAGTCCACCGCCCCCACATCAAAGGCTCGCAATTTATCTAAAACCTCATCCAGGGCACTAATGAAAATTACCGGGATGTCTTTGGTTTGGGGATTTGCTTTTAACGACAGACACACCTCGTAACCATCCATTCCGGGCATACAAACATCTAGCAGCACCAGATCTGGGGATGCCTGTTCGATCGTTGCCAGTGCCATTTCGCCACTATGAACCGCCCGCACCTCATAACCCCGGCGGTTTAACATCCTGGACAAAAGATGAAGATTGTCGGGGGTGTCATCCACAATTAGAATGGTTCCCGGAGTATGCCCTGGTTGCACGCTCATTTATCTGGCTTCCCTGCCGGATTGCTCCTGCTGTTTAATAAGTGTTCCGATAAATATTGCTACACCCAACATTTGACTTTTTACTTAAATGCTGGATTGTCGCACAAAGGATGCCTGAATTGAAGAAAATCATTTTCCGAGGAAAATGGTTTTTACTCTGCTTGCAGGGCTGATCAGAAATTCACTGCATACCTGGATGAACGATCAGCGGTGAGCCATCAGCTATCATTTTTTCGCTGGCTGCTGAAAGTACAGGGGATGCCTTGATTCCTTTACAACTCTTAACAGTGTCGATTGCTGTCTAATTGGCTAACATAGCTTGAGTCTAGAATCTGGAGTTTAGACTATGACCTGAAAGCTTCAACTTAAGACCTGGCCAAAACTGGTGGTTGCCAGTTTGAACTCCTCTCAGTCCATTGTCTAAAGTCTTGAGTCGAAAGTCCAATCAATGGCAAAGTCAAAAGTGCCTGTTCGTGAGGTTGATCATGATTGAAGTTGAGCATTTGGGTAAGGTTTACGGCTCAACCCCGGCGATCGAGGATGTCACGTTTGCGGTGGAACCGGGGGAAATTTTGGGGTTTTTGGGACCGAATGGAGCCGGAAAAACCACCACAATGCGAATTCTGGCAGGCTATTTGCCAGCCACCGTTGGTACGGCAAAGGTTGCCGGATATGAGGTGCATGAGAACTCGATGGCAGTTCGGCAACGAATTGGCTATTTACCGGAAACACCCCCACTTTACCCAGAAATGACAGTAGAAGGCTTTTTGCACTTTGTTGCCCGGATTAAGGGTGTCAGTGCGGGCGATCGGGGCAATCGAGTGGAATCCTCAATGGAACGCTGTAGCCTGCTGGATAAGCGGCGTGTCCTGATCCGCAAGTTGTCGAAGGGCTATCGTCAGCGGGTGGGCATTGCCCAGGCGATCGTTCACGATCCCCCTGCCATTATCCTGGATGAACCCACCGTTGGGCTTGACCCGCGCCAAATTATCGAAGTTCGGAATCTGATCAAAAACCTGGCAGGTAGCCATACGGTCATCCTCTCAACCCACATCCTGCCAGAAGTCAGCATGACCTGTAACCGGGTTGCGATCATCAATCGGGGGCGTGTCGTTGCCACTAACACTCCAGACAGCCTGACCAATCAGCTCACTGCTGGTTCTGGCTATGAACTAGAGGTGGAAGGTGAAGCAGAGGATATTGAAACCCGCTTAGTTACCTTTCTAAAAGGGTTGCCTCAGGTCAAACTGGTAGAACAGATGACGGCAGACTTACCAGAAAATCGCTTAAAGCTGCGTGTCGTCGCCGAGCAGGGAGCGAATTTGGTTGGACGAGATATTGCTGCAACCGTTGTGGGATCGGGCATCGGATTGTACGAAATGCGTCGCACCCAGGCAAGTTTAGAAGAAGTATTCCTGCAACTGACCACTGAAGAAAAGCCCCCCGATGCTAGTTCGGAGGATGCCAGTTTAGAGGCAGATCAGCAGGAGCCAGGAGCCAGGAGCCAGGAGCCAGAAGAGGGACAGGGATGAAGGAAGGATGAAGGATGAAGGATGAAGGACGAAGGATAAAAAATATCTCCACACCCCACACCCCATTCCCCATTCCCCATTCCCCACTCCCCACTCCCTACTCCCCACTCCCCACTCCCTACTCCCCACACCCCACACCTCACACCCCACACCCCACACCCTACCAAAGACGCCCAGTTAACAGGAGAAACACCACCCATGCGAATTATTCTGGCGAACATTGTGGCGATTTACCGCAGAGAGCTACAGAGCTACTTTGCCTCACCGCTGGCATACGTGGTTGCCGGGATCTTCTGGGTGCTGGCGGGAATTTTCTTTGTCCAGATTTTGCTGGGACCCAATGGGGTGATCCAGGGGGCAGCGCTTGCTGATCTTCAAAGTCAACAGTTGGGCACTCCAGCACCGCCGATCGATGCGGCTGCGATCCTGCTGCGATTCTTTTTGCAAGCTCTGGGGTTCATTGCTCTGTTTATCCTGCCCATTCTGTCAATGGGACTCTATGCCGAAGAACGTAAGCGGGGCACGCTGGAGCTGCTAGCTACCTCGCCAATTACGAACTGGGCAGTGGCATTGGGTAAGTTGCTGGCAGTTGTGACCTTCTTCGCCACAATGGTGCTGCCGTTGCTGGTTTATCAGGCGATCGCCCTGAGTGCGACCAATCCCCCTTTCAATCCGGTTGTCGTTCTGCTAGGCTACGGCGGACTCCTGTTGCTAGCCGCGTCTGTCCTGTCTCTGGGGATGTTTATCTCCTCTCTAACCAGCAGCACCATTCTGGCAGCCATCCTCACCTTTGCCCTGGTTTTGCTGTTGTGGATGGTTGATAGCCTCTCGAAGGGGGTGGGCGGGCCTGTGGGAGCTGTTCTAGGGCATCTCTCCCTACTCAAGCATTACGAAAATCTGACCCAGGGAATTCTGGACACCAGCAGCCTGGTTCTATTTGCCAGTTACATTATTTTGGGGTTGTTTTTAACTGCCCAGTCGATCGAGGCGTTTAAGTTTCAGAGGTCTTAGGTGGTAGATGGTAGGTGGTAGGGGTCAGAGGTCAGTTACAAATGACCAATGACCAATGACGTAACTCAAAACTTAAAACTCAAAACTTAAAACTCAAAACTCCCTCATGAAGACTCTCAAAGTTAACTGGAAATACCTGAAATATCTCTTCTGGCTGGGTCCGATGCTGATTCTGGCAGGATTGACGGCTGGGGTGGTTGCGGGCACCTGGGGAGCAGTGCCGCTGGGGTTAATGATTGCCGGGATTGTGGTGATCGGGCTGTGGTTCTTGTTCCTCTCCAGGCTTGAAACGGGTTCGCTTCAGCCGGGATTTTGGGGCCGGCGATCGACCCAGGCAGGAACCAATGCTTTTGTGGCAACGCTGGCTGTACTCACGATTCTGGGGCTAATCAACTTTTTGGCGAGCCAATCTGTTGGGCGACTGGATCTGACGGAGAACCAGGTTTTTACGCTGGCTCCAGAAACACAGCAAATTGTCCGGGATCTGAAGCAGCCGGTGAAGGTATGGGTCTTTGATCCGCAGCAGAATAATCAGGATCGGGAGTTGCTTGAGGGCTATCAACGTCTAGATAAGCGATTCAGCTTTGAGTTTATCAATCCCAATGCTCAACCGACGCTGGCACAGCAGTTTGGCGTCAAGAAAGTCGGGGATGTTTATGTTCAAATTCCAGCCAGCCAACGTCAGCAGTTTGTCCAGAATACCAACGACCAGGAGCGTCTGTCAGAAGCAAAGTTAACCAATGCGATCGCCCAGGTTACCAACACCGGACAGGCACACGTTTATTTCACTCAAGGGCATGGAGAACGCCCGACGGAAGCCAGCCAGGAATCCATTTCTTTAGCAGTTAAGGGGCTACAGGATCGGAATGATGTCGTCAAACCCTTAAATTTGGCGGAAACGTCAAAGTTTCCCACGGATGCCAGTGTAGTGGTGGTGGCAGGACCACAGAAATCTTTCCTGAAACCTGAAGTCGATGCCCTCAACACCTACCTTAACCGGGGTGGGCATGTTCTGTTGCTGCTCGACCCAACTTCAAATCCAGGCTTAGAGAGTTTGCTGTCTCCCTGGGGTATTACCCTGGATAAGCGAATCGTGATCGATGCTTCCAATCGCGTTGCAGGGCTAACGCCTGCGGATGTGACCGTGACCCAATATGGAGATCACCCGATTACCAAGGACTTTTACAACAAACTTTCCTACTTTACGGGAGCGCAGGCGGTCGATGTCAAGAAGGTAGCTGGGGTGGAATCTACACCGCTATTGTTTACCAGCGATCGCACCTGGGCAGAAAGCGATATCAAACAGCAACCTTTAAAGTTTGACCCCCAGAGCGATCGGCAAGGTCCGCTGGTCTTAGGATTCGCCCTCAGCCGTCCGATTGCCGAAAAGCCTGCTCCCACTCCCCAAACATCTCCCAACTCCAAGACTTCTCCCAGCCCCCAAGCCTCACCCAGTCCGACCCCATCCGCTTCAGCCAGCCCTTCACCCAGTCCTTCTCCCGGTGAAGCCAACAAAGAATCTGCCCAAAAACCAGAATCTCGCCTGGTTGTGATTGGTAATTCCAGTTTTGCTGCCGATGGTTACTTTAACCAGGTTGTAAATGGTGATGTATTCCTCAACTCCGTTCGCTGGTTAAGCCAGGAAGACAAACAAACCCTTTCCGTGCGCCCTAAGGAAACCAAGAATCGCCGGATCACCCTCTCCGGGCAACAAGCCAATCTAATCGCCTGGACATCCCTAGTGATTCTGCCGTTGATCGGTTTTGGAACAGCCTTTGCCGTGTGGTGGAAGCGGAGGTAGGGATTAGGGGTTAGGAGCTAGGAGTTAGCGGCTAGATAGGGGGTGGGAGACACGGGGATACGGACTTCGGCGTGAGCGCTCAGTCGAACGGGACGCGGAGAATTCAAAATTTAGAACTTAAAACTCAAAACTCACCCCCCCCTCCATCCCTATGGTTACCACCCCACGCGATAGTTCCACCCCACACCCCACACCCCATACCCCACACCCCACACTCATTACCGTCCAGGGGTTGCACAAACGCTATGGCAGAGTCGCAGCGGTGCAGGGAATTGACTTTTCGGTGCAACAGGGAGAAGTGTTTGGGCTGATTGGGCCTGACGGAGCCGGGAAGACAACCACGTTCCACATCCTGGGTGGGGTGATGGAAGCCACAATGGGAACGGTGCAGGTTTTGGGACGGGCACCCCGCGATGCCCGCTTAGGGATTGGTTATTTAACTCAGCAGTTTTCCCTTTACCTGGATTTGAGTATTGACGAAAACCTGCGTTATGTCGCGGGCTTGCGGAATGTTAGCGATCGCCTGTTTGCCGAACGCTGGGATAAATACCTGCGGTTGATGAACCTGGAGAAGTTTGGCGATCGCTTAGCGGGTCAATTGTCTGGGGGGATGAAGCAAAAGCTAGCCCTCTGTTGTGCCCTGATCTATAAACCGGAGGTGTTGCTACTAGACGAACCCACCACAGGCGTGGACCCCGTTTCCCGGCGAGAATTTTGGGATGTTTTGGCAGCCCTTGCGAGTGAAGGCGTGACGATCGTGGTTGCCACGCCCTATCTGGACGAAGCCGAACGTTGCAATCGGGTTGCGCTCATGTACAACGGACAAATCCAGCAGATTGGCACTCCCGCCGAACTAAAAGCCAGCTTGGGATTGCATCCATTAGAGGTGAGAACTGGCGACCTGGCAGCAGTGGAACGGGTTTTGTTAGCCGCAGGTGAGAAGGCAGAAGGCAGAGGGCAGAGGGCAGAAGGGGAAGACGCGGAGAGGGGGAGACACGGGGACACGGAGAGTTCTTTAATTCAAAATTCAAAATTCAACACTCAAAATTCAACACTCAAAATTCAACACTCAAAACTGTCCCAAATTGCCGATGTTCAAACCTTCGGCGATCGCCTCGATATTCTCGTCAGTGATGCCCAGGCTGGAGAAACCGAGGTTCGCAACCTGCTGAATCAGCACCATCTCCCCTTCGATCGGATTGACCCGATGCAACCCACCCTGGAAAACGTCTTTGTCAACCGCCTGCGCCAACAGGGATTGGAACCCCCGTTTATTCCGTTCCCGCAAACAAGGTCAGGCAGTGGGGAGTGGGAAGTAGGGAGTAGGGAAAAAGCTTCCATTCAAAACTCAAAACTTAAAACTCAAAACTCTTCTCCCACACCCCACACCCCACACCCCACACCCCCTTTTGCCATCTATGCCCGCAAACTCAACCGTGTTTTCGGCAATTTCCAGGCAGTCAAAAACGTCAATGTAGAGGTTCGTTATGGCGAAATTTTTGGGCTACTAGGTGCCAACGGAGCTGGAAAAACAACGACGATTAAAATGCTTTGTGGTTTGTTGGAAGCCAGTTCTGGTGAGATTTCTTTGGGTGGGGAAACGGGCAATTTGCGAAGTGGTAACCTGCGGCGGCGAATTGGCTACATGAGCCAAAAATTTACACTTTATGATGACCTCAGTATTCGTCAGAATTTGGAATTTTATGCGGGAGTTTACAGCATTCCCCAACGGTTACGACGATCAAAAATTGACTGGGTGTTGACCATCTGTGGGCTGGAAGGGCAGGAAGACCTGATTACAGGACAACTTCCCGGTGGCTGGAAACAGCGGGTGGCATTTGGCGCTTCTGTGATGCATGAACCAGAGATTCTATTTTTAGATGAACCCACTTCAGGCGTCGATCCGCTGGCAAGACGACAGTTTTGGCGACTGATTAATGATTTTGCTCGTCGAGGAACGGCTGTACTGGTCACCACTCACTACTTAGAGGAAGCGGAGCAATGTAATCGGATGAGTTTTTTGGTGGCAGGTGAAACCGTGATCGAAGGTTCTCCCAGTCAGATTAAAGCGGCTCAATCCGGCAAGTTGATGGAGATCGTGCCCGATCAAAACCAGACTGCCTCCGATATCTTGAAGCAACACATCGAACCCTGGCGCGTTTCCATCTTTGCCGATCGCCTCCATGTCGTCGTCGAAGATTCAGATACCGAAATTCCCCATCTCCAATCCATTCTCGAATCCGCCCATATCCAAATTGTTTCCCTCCGCCCAATCCCCTTTTCCTTAGAAGACGCCTTTATCGGCACCGTACAACGAGCACAGAGAGAATTATGAATTATGAATTATGAATTATGAATTGTGAATTAAAGAGTCTCTCTGGTTGTTTTTACAATGGAGGTTAGGATACGGATTAACTCATTTATTTGAGTCAACTCATTTCGGGCATCAACATTGACCATTTGAGATTCTTGCAACAGCCTTAGCCAATATTTTGTTTCTCTTGCTTCCTTAGATGCAATAGACATTTTAGCGATAAAGTCTCTCCGGCTCTGAGCGGCAATTGCTTCCTCAACATTTGCACCGATGCTCGTTCCACTTCTCAGTAACTGATTGGAAAGCACAAACTCTCGTTGCTCTTGGAGATTTCTGTAAAGACTAATGATGCTTAAAGCGAACTCAAAACTCTTCTTCTGGATTTGATTCTCTGCCATCTTCGCCAACGACATGGGTTTCTTTTATTCTTCCCTATTCATAATTCATAATTCAATGAAAAGATTCTCTCTAATCTTCCCAATTCAAAATTCATAATTCAAAATTC from Kovacikia minuta CCNUW1 carries:
- a CDS encoding ABC transporter ATP-binding protein, whose product is MIEVEHLGKVYGSTPAIEDVTFAVEPGEILGFLGPNGAGKTTTMRILAGYLPATVGTAKVAGYEVHENSMAVRQRIGYLPETPPLYPEMTVEGFLHFVARIKGVSAGDRGNRVESSMERCSLLDKRRVLIRKLSKGYRQRVGIAQAIVHDPPAIILDEPTVGLDPRQIIEVRNLIKNLAGSHTVILSTHILPEVSMTCNRVAIINRGRVVATNTPDSLTNQLTAGSGYELEVEGEAEDIETRLVTFLKGLPQVKLVEQMTADLPENRLKLRVVAEQGANLVGRDIAATVVGSGIGLYEMRRTQASLEEVFLQLTTEEKPPDASSEDASLEADQQEPGARSQEPEEGQG
- a CDS encoding ABC transporter permease, with product MRIILANIVAIYRRELQSYFASPLAYVVAGIFWVLAGIFFVQILLGPNGVIQGAALADLQSQQLGTPAPPIDAAAILLRFFLQALGFIALFILPILSMGLYAEERKRGTLELLATSPITNWAVALGKLLAVVTFFATMVLPLLVYQAIALSATNPPFNPVVVLLGYGGLLLLAASVLSLGMFISSLTSSTILAAILTFALVLLLWMVDSLSKGVGGPVGAVLGHLSLLKHYENLTQGILDTSSLVLFASYIILGLFLTAQSIEAFKFQRS
- a CDS encoding GldG family protein, with product MKTLKVNWKYLKYLFWLGPMLILAGLTAGVVAGTWGAVPLGLMIAGIVVIGLWFLFLSRLETGSLQPGFWGRRSTQAGTNAFVATLAVLTILGLINFLASQSVGRLDLTENQVFTLAPETQQIVRDLKQPVKVWVFDPQQNNQDRELLEGYQRLDKRFSFEFINPNAQPTLAQQFGVKKVGDVYVQIPASQRQQFVQNTNDQERLSEAKLTNAIAQVTNTGQAHVYFTQGHGERPTEASQESISLAVKGLQDRNDVVKPLNLAETSKFPTDASVVVVAGPQKSFLKPEVDALNTYLNRGGHVLLLLDPTSNPGLESLLSPWGITLDKRIVIDASNRVAGLTPADVTVTQYGDHPITKDFYNKLSYFTGAQAVDVKKVAGVESTPLLFTSDRTWAESDIKQQPLKFDPQSDRQGPLVLGFALSRPIAEKPAPTPQTSPNSKTSPSPQASPSPTPSASASPSPSPSPGEANKESAQKPESRLVVIGNSSFAADGYFNQVVNGDVFLNSVRWLSQEDKQTLSVRPKETKNRRITLSGQQANLIAWTSLVILPLIGFGTAFAVWWKRR
- a CDS encoding ATP-binding cassette domain-containing protein, whose product is MVTTPRDSSTPHPTPHTPHPTLITVQGLHKRYGRVAAVQGIDFSVQQGEVFGLIGPDGAGKTTTFHILGGVMEATMGTVQVLGRAPRDARLGIGYLTQQFSLYLDLSIDENLRYVAGLRNVSDRLFAERWDKYLRLMNLEKFGDRLAGQLSGGMKQKLALCCALIYKPEVLLLDEPTTGVDPVSRREFWDVLAALASEGVTIVVATPYLDEAERCNRVALMYNGQIQQIGTPAELKASLGLHPLEVRTGDLAAVERVLLAAGEKAEGRGQRAEGEDAERGRHGDTESSLIQNSKFNTQNSTLKIQHSKLSQIADVQTFGDRLDILVSDAQAGETEVRNLLNQHHLPFDRIDPMQPTLENVFVNRLRQQGLEPPFIPFPQTRSGSGEWEVGSREKASIQNSKLKTQNSSPTPHTPHPTPPFAIYARKLNRVFGNFQAVKNVNVEVRYGEIFGLLGANGAGKTTTIKMLCGLLEASSGEISLGGETGNLRSGNLRRRIGYMSQKFTLYDDLSIRQNLEFYAGVYSIPQRLRRSKIDWVLTICGLEGQEDLITGQLPGGWKQRVAFGASVMHEPEILFLDEPTSGVDPLARRQFWRLINDFARRGTAVLVTTHYLEEAEQCNRMSFLVAGETVIEGSPSQIKAAQSGKLMEIVPDQNQTASDILKQHIEPWRVSIFADRLHVVVEDSDTEIPHLQSILESAHIQIVSLRPIPFSLEDAFIGTVQRAQREL
- a CDS encoding four helix bundle protein, which gives rise to MSLAKMAENQIQKKSFEFALSIISLYRNLQEQREFVLSNQLLRSGTSIGANVEEAIAAQSRRDFIAKMSIASKEARETKYWLRLLQESQMVNVDARNELTQINELIRILTSIVKTTRETL